The following nucleotide sequence is from Salvia splendens isolate huo1 chromosome 2, SspV2, whole genome shotgun sequence.
AGCGACACCCACAGATAAAAGCAATACGCGCCTATTTGGATGAACTACTGAGGCAGTTGAAGGAAATAGGCTATGTTCCAGAGACCAGTGCAGTCTTGTTTGATGTAGAAGAAGAGCATAAGGAGGAGCAACTGTATCTTCACAGCGAAAAGCTCGCTCTGGTTTTCTCTCTGATGAATGGTGGTGATTCTAGCTGTAATGTTATTAAGATAATAAAGAACATACGCATTTGTTTGGACTGCCATAACTTCTTGAGATTAACATCAAAACTTCTTGGAAAGGCAATTGTTGTCAGAGATGCTAACCGGTTTCATCATTTTAGAGACGGAGCTTGCTCTTGCAATGACTATTGGTGACCGTAATGTTTCACTTATTGACTTGATAAACCATCTCAGAAAGTTTCTTGGTTGaaaggttggctttcttgatgaaatttcaattctaatcattttgatttttacAAATTTTGCTTAATTTGCTATGATATAACTAGATTATTGTTGTGAGGACAATGCTATGCTGCAGAGATTTGGGATTGAAAATGGAGCAAGAAGAAGGTGCATTACAGACATTttatttgaaagaaaaaaacatcAGAGAAGACCACTAAGGTAAACTAAATAATGTCTATGTGGGCGATGACTATTTCATCACAGGACAATCACTCTACAATCTTGGCCCTGATCTTGCAGTGGAATTTACGGCATTTGAACACGCAGTCGGTCATCCTCCTCTCATCTGCAGCAACAAATGGCAGTTCATACGTTGCAAGAATCTGAAACTAAGAGATATGGGAGAGGAGAAGGCGCATACCACTAGTGAACTTGGCGCATTGGTCAAGCATACATCCGAGGTTACAGTAATGATCTTTGGCAGTGGTGTCGGGAGGGAGACAATGCACCGGGCAGTATTTGATGCAGGCTGCAATACCGATGCCACTTGATTTGCACTCTTTCAGGCAATGGTCGATGCAGGCACCGGGGGGAAGGTGAGCCATCATCGGACGAACATTGAGCAATGCCACCACCAGCATCATCAGCCCCACAATAGTTTGAATGTCTTTTCTGTCCATGGCTGGTTTTGTTCCTCTGCAAACACAATGCAGAGGAGGCGAGGCTTCGACGCCTTTTATACAGCCGTTTACATAACAATAGTGTGTGAGTTGGCTTCTAATGTTGCAGTTGATTCATTTACCTTGAATGACTACACCTCCACGAACTTGTGATCAATGGAACAACTGCTCTATTTTGTAACTACTtgttttttggttttatttataaCAGTTCTATCATCATTGAAATATTTCCTCATCAATTAATCAAATTGCAGCTTTTGTTACATAATGAATACCTCACTATTAAAGGTTAATACAGAAACATCGAAATTAGGAGAACATCATTTTTACGTTTACAAAAGTAATGAATTATAAGTTGAAATGAACTTTGGAACGAATTGGCCTTCAAGAATCATAAATAGTACTGGTAGAAAATGGACCAAAATCGGATGATAATCTCTCACGTCTATACCACAGTACAAACATCTGATCCCAAATCTCCAAATTTCATCATAAAAAGAATAGTACTCTAATGTGAAGATGAAACTAGCAAGGGCCAAATTCTTCAAGTTCAAATCTTGATGTTGAAGTAATCTTGATCGAAATGGTGCAACCTAACATAGCCATCTTCCCCTCCACTCGAAAAACTAtggatgtgaaaaggagaaaatCATTAGATTGAAGCT
It contains:
- the LOC121781810 gene encoding protein TAP1-like, whose translation is MDRKDIQTIVGLMMLVVALLNVRPMMAHLPPGACIDHCLKECKSSGIGIAACIKYCPVHCLPPDTTAKDHYCNLGCMLDQCAKFTSDERRMTDCVFKCRKFHCKIRAKIVE